A genomic segment from Luteolibacter ambystomatis encodes:
- a CDS encoding NADH-quinone oxidoreductase subunit N: MPAYYLEALTVALGIILLMAEAFSSNRSKAWVGGAAAVGLAVILGLLFCAVGPETKPDAAWAKWPLWNFYSFDSLAKFYKGFALLSTLLVVLLSIDFRSVLARFTDHPGSESGTGEYYALPVFACAGMMWMASAKDLAGAFVALELVTITFYILVAYMRRNVGSLEAGVKYLILGALSTGFLVYGIAWIYGSTGTMSLAGISEWITSQPSVQEPGQGYLPLLFGIALVMVSLGFKVGAAPMQVWIPDVYQGAPTPTTAFLSVGSKAAGFVLLIRFLQPFLAPESPVRGSVLVLLLVLACFTLLFGNLAAIPQTNFKRLLAYSSIAHAGFLLLALAAWNTDEGNLLGSVKAVSFYLATYLLMTLGTFFVLGQVRIQSEGERIEDFNGLGQRNPLLALAVTVLLAALAGVPLTAGFIGKFLVFSLAVKHQLWWGVVLGFIAAAAGFYYYFKTIRAMWWQPSADNAKALVLPPITRAVVAVLTVLVLLLGVWPQPVLWLLG; the protein is encoded by the coding sequence ATGCCCGCTTACTACCTCGAAGCCCTGACCGTCGCACTCGGCATCATCCTGCTGATGGCGGAGGCGTTTTCCTCCAACCGCTCGAAAGCCTGGGTCGGCGGCGCGGCCGCGGTCGGGCTGGCGGTGATCCTCGGCCTCCTGTTCTGCGCCGTAGGACCGGAAACCAAGCCGGATGCAGCATGGGCGAAGTGGCCGCTGTGGAACTTCTACTCCTTCGACAGCCTCGCGAAATTCTACAAGGGCTTCGCTCTCCTCAGCACCCTGCTCGTCGTCCTGCTTTCCATCGACTTCCGCAGCGTGCTCGCCCGTTTCACCGATCATCCGGGTTCCGAATCCGGCACCGGCGAATACTACGCGCTGCCGGTCTTCGCCTGCGCGGGCATGATGTGGATGGCCTCCGCCAAGGATCTCGCCGGTGCCTTTGTCGCCCTCGAGCTGGTCACCATCACCTTCTACATCCTCGTCGCCTACATGCGCCGCAATGTCGGTTCGCTGGAGGCAGGCGTGAAATACCTCATCCTCGGCGCTCTCAGCACCGGCTTCCTCGTTTACGGCATCGCCTGGATTTACGGCAGCACCGGCACCATGAGTCTTGCCGGTATCAGCGAGTGGATCACTTCCCAGCCGTCCGTGCAGGAACCCGGCCAAGGCTACCTGCCGCTGCTCTTCGGCATCGCGCTGGTGATGGTGTCCCTCGGCTTCAAGGTTGGCGCCGCACCGATGCAGGTCTGGATCCCGGACGTCTATCAGGGTGCCCCCACCCCCACTACCGCCTTCCTCTCCGTCGGATCGAAAGCCGCGGGCTTCGTCCTCCTCATCCGTTTCCTCCAGCCCTTCCTCGCTCCGGAGTCTCCGGTCCGCGGTTCCGTTCTGGTGCTGCTGCTGGTGCTGGCCTGCTTCACTCTCCTCTTCGGCAATCTCGCCGCCATCCCGCAGACGAACTTCAAGCGCCTGCTCGCCTATTCCTCCATCGCCCACGCCGGTTTCCTGCTGCTGGCCCTCGCCGCTTGGAACACCGATGAAGGCAACCTGCTCGGCTCGGTGAAGGCCGTGTCCTTCTACCTCGCCACCTACCTGCTGATGACCCTCGGCACGTTCTTCGTGCTCGGCCAGGTCCGCATCCAGAGCGAGGGCGAGCGCATCGAGGACTTCAACGGCCTCGGCCAGCGCAATCCGCTGCTCGCGCTCGCCGTCACCGTCCTGCTTGCAGCACTCGCAGGTGTGCCGCTCACCGCCGGTTTCATCGGCAAGTTTCTTGTCTTTTCGCTGGCGGTGAAACATCAGCTTTGGTGGGGAGTCGTCCTCGGCTTCATCGCCGCAGCCGCCGGTTTCTACTACTATTTCAAGACCATCCGCGCGATGTGGTGGCAGCCCTCCGCCGACAACGCGAAGGCACTCGTCCTGCCACCAATCACCCGCGCGGTGGTGGCCGTCCTGACGGTGCTGGTCCTGCTCCTCGGCGTGTGGCCTCAGCCGGTGCTCTGGCTGCTGGGTTGA
- a CDS encoding complex I subunit 4 family protein, whose amino-acid sequence MLALLVLLPILGFIAILCGAPARLTAIAAAVANLVIGLAAAITPKATCWAAKLTVLQKPELHLSFGLIDGMSVVMILLSVIVTLAAVLTGKSPEGKDKLWYGSSLLISAGALGAFAATDLFFFYAFHELALIPTFLMIGMLGRGERKEAAWKITIYLGLGSIILLAGLVWLANVTGTYDIQKMLAEKTAIDPAAQKGIAALLLVGFGTLVSLFPFHSWAAPAYASAPAPTSMLHAGVLKKFGLYGLLRLAIPLLPVGMHAWVTPLLVLLLGNILWVGYVTINQKRLDTLLGNSSVMHMGYIFLAIAALAASQGQWIQREDVGGLEHVAASWTASLTPLNTIALPAAVILMFAHGISIALQFSLADKIERSTGSLDLYDLGGLAKSTPGLAFLFGIGAMASIGLPGLANFAGEVMVFLSAFQNYNAASGLGPVQIACILAIWGVVISAIYMLRAYRRIFQGPSVPATKSTTDLTFAERIPALLLIVALLAVGLYPNLLLNLLR is encoded by the coding sequence ATGCTCGCGCTTCTCGTCCTCCTTCCGATTCTCGGCTTCATCGCCATCCTCTGCGGTGCCCCGGCACGCCTGACCGCCATCGCCGCCGCAGTGGCGAATCTGGTGATCGGCCTCGCCGCAGCGATAACGCCCAAGGCTACCTGTTGGGCCGCCAAGTTAACCGTTCTGCAAAAGCCGGAACTCCACCTCTCCTTCGGCCTGATCGATGGCATGAGCGTGGTGATGATCTTGCTCTCCGTGATCGTCACGCTGGCCGCCGTGCTCACCGGCAAGTCTCCGGAAGGCAAGGACAAGCTCTGGTATGGCTCCTCGCTGCTGATCTCCGCCGGTGCACTCGGAGCCTTCGCCGCCACCGACCTGTTCTTCTTCTACGCCTTCCATGAACTGGCACTGATCCCCACCTTCCTGATGATCGGCATGCTCGGTCGCGGCGAGCGCAAGGAAGCCGCTTGGAAGATCACCATCTATCTCGGCCTCGGCTCGATCATCCTCCTCGCCGGTCTCGTCTGGCTGGCGAATGTCACCGGCACCTACGACATCCAGAAGATGCTCGCCGAAAAGACCGCCATCGACCCGGCGGCGCAGAAAGGCATCGCCGCGCTGCTGCTCGTCGGCTTCGGCACGCTGGTCTCGCTCTTCCCCTTCCACTCGTGGGCCGCTCCGGCCTACGCCAGCGCCCCGGCTCCCACCTCCATGCTCCATGCGGGCGTGCTGAAAAAATTCGGCCTCTACGGCCTGCTCCGCCTCGCCATTCCGCTGCTGCCCGTCGGAATGCATGCCTGGGTCACGCCGCTGCTGGTCCTGCTGCTCGGCAATATCCTGTGGGTCGGCTACGTGACCATCAACCAGAAGCGCCTCGATACCCTGCTCGGCAATTCGTCGGTGATGCACATGGGCTACATCTTCCTGGCCATCGCTGCTCTCGCCGCCAGCCAAGGCCAATGGATTCAAAGAGAGGATGTTGGTGGCTTGGAGCACGTGGCTGCGAGTTGGACCGCTTCCCTCACGCCCTTGAACACCATCGCCCTCCCGGCCGCGGTGATCCTGATGTTCGCCCACGGCATCTCCATCGCGCTGCAGTTCTCACTGGCTGACAAGATCGAGCGCAGCACCGGTTCCCTCGATCTCTATGATTTGGGCGGCCTCGCCAAGTCCACGCCCGGCCTCGCCTTCCTCTTCGGCATCGGAGCCATGGCATCCATCGGCCTCCCCGGCCTCGCCAACTTCGCCGGTGAAGTGATGGTCTTCCTCTCCGCCTTCCAGAACTACAACGCGGCATCCGGCCTCGGCCCCGTCCAGATCGCCTGCATCCTCGCCATCTGGGGCGTGGTGATCAGCGCCATCTACATGCTCCGCGCCTATCGCCGTATCTTCCAAGGCCCCTCGGTGCCCGCCACGAAATCCACCACCGATCTCACCTTCGCCGAGCGCATCCCGGCGTTGCTTCTGATCGTGGCACTGCTGGCCGTCGGGCTTTACCCGAATCTCCTGCTCAACCTGCTGCGATAA
- the nuoL gene encoding NADH-quinone oxidoreductase subunit L has product MTLAWTLLFLPLIVAAANQLVLKRTGLAHLVSTLSAAVTFVIAILLLGKTGSPDPIKWATVGGFSIDLGIILDKLSTGMMIVVTGVGLLVHIFSLAYMKDDESKARYFTGLSLFMFSMTGIVLSSNFIMTFMFWELVGLSSYLLIGHWYQKESAANAAKKAFITNRIGDFGFMAGILMLWGITGALSFGDMHEGFLHFKETHPEIFAGVLSTALLCVFCGAVGKSAQLPLHVWLPDAMEGPTPVSALIHAATMVAAGVYMLFRVQLSLELPEELLHSLLSSKVIAWTGGLTALAAALMATQQDDIKRVLAYSTLSQLGYMVMAVGLAAGEAGMFHLFTHAWFKALLFLGSGAVIYACHHEQDIWKMGGLLKKMPITGFTFLIGFLALIAIPGTSGFFSKEQILEAAHHHNPALFWIAAAVAVLTPFYMTRLFVVAFLGKSRDHGADHAHEVGPLMWIPLAILATLGLLAGYPFIASKLAPAYAQPEHLFDFTSVVSLVSLAAVAIGVIAGFVLYNGKDKDPVSIPLFRNRFYIDSFYDNFVVRFFTDAFAAIVHFFDRFFIDGLGVGGLSRLAESFGNTFRRVQSGNLQGYAFAFGAGVIAVIYFTVFY; this is encoded by the coding sequence ATGACCCTCGCCTGGACCCTCCTCTTCCTGCCGCTCATCGTCGCGGCGGCGAACCAGCTTGTGCTCAAACGCACCGGCCTGGCCCATCTCGTTTCGACGTTGTCCGCAGCGGTCACGTTCGTGATCGCCATCCTGCTGCTGGGCAAAACGGGGTCACCGGATCCAATCAAGTGGGCGACCGTAGGCGGCTTCTCAATCGATCTCGGCATCATCTTGGACAAGCTGTCCACCGGCATGATGATCGTGGTGACCGGCGTCGGCCTGCTGGTTCACATCTTCTCGCTCGCCTACATGAAGGACGATGAGTCGAAAGCGCGCTACTTCACCGGCCTTTCGCTCTTCATGTTCTCGATGACCGGCATCGTGCTGTCGTCGAACTTCATCATGACCTTCATGTTCTGGGAACTGGTCGGCCTGAGCTCCTACCTGCTCATCGGCCACTGGTATCAGAAGGAATCCGCCGCGAATGCCGCGAAGAAAGCTTTCATCACCAACCGCATCGGCGACTTCGGCTTCATGGCCGGCATTCTCATGCTGTGGGGCATCACCGGTGCGCTGTCGTTCGGCGACATGCACGAAGGATTTCTTCACTTCAAGGAGACCCACCCGGAAATCTTCGCGGGCGTGCTTTCCACCGCCTTGCTCTGTGTCTTCTGCGGCGCGGTCGGCAAGTCCGCCCAGCTTCCGCTCCACGTCTGGCTGCCGGATGCTATGGAAGGCCCGACTCCGGTCTCCGCCCTCATCCACGCCGCGACCATGGTGGCGGCCGGTGTCTACATGCTCTTCCGCGTGCAGCTCTCGCTCGAGCTGCCTGAGGAACTCCTCCACTCCCTTCTCTCCAGCAAGGTCATCGCCTGGACCGGCGGACTCACCGCCCTCGCCGCGGCGCTGATGGCCACCCAGCAGGACGACATCAAGCGCGTGCTGGCCTACTCCACCCTCTCCCAGCTTGGCTACATGGTGATGGCCGTGGGTCTGGCTGCCGGTGAGGCGGGCATGTTCCACCTCTTCACCCACGCCTGGTTCAAGGCCCTGCTCTTCCTCGGTTCCGGCGCGGTTATCTATGCCTGCCACCACGAGCAGGACATCTGGAAGATGGGCGGTCTGCTGAAGAAAATGCCGATCACCGGCTTCACCTTCCTCATTGGTTTCCTCGCCCTGATCGCCATTCCAGGCACCTCCGGTTTCTTCTCGAAGGAGCAGATCCTCGAAGCCGCCCACCATCACAACCCGGCCCTGTTCTGGATCGCCGCCGCTGTCGCGGTGCTGACGCCGTTCTACATGACCCGTTTGTTCGTCGTCGCCTTCCTCGGCAAGTCCCGCGACCACGGTGCCGACCACGCTCACGAAGTCGGCCCGCTGATGTGGATACCACTCGCCATCCTCGCGACCCTCGGCCTTCTGGCCGGTTATCCCTTCATCGCTTCAAAGCTCGCGCCCGCCTATGCGCAGCCGGAGCACCTGTTCGATTTCACCAGCGTGGTCTCCTTGGTTTCGCTGGCAGCCGTGGCGATCGGAGTCATCGCTGGCTTCGTCCTTTACAACGGCAAGGACAAGGACCCGGTCTCGATCCCGCTGTTCCGCAACCGCTTCTACATCGACAGCTTCTACGACAACTTCGTCGTCCGCTTCTTCACCGATGCCTTCGCCGCCATCGTCCACTTCTTCGATCGCTTCTTCATCGACGGTCTCGGAGTCGGCGGCCTGAGCCGCCTCGCCGAGAGCTTCGGCAATACCTTCCGCCGCGTGCAATCCGGCAACCTCCAGGGCTACGCCTTCGCCTTCGGCGCCGGTGTGATCGCCGTCATCTACTTCACCGTGTTCTACTGA
- the nuoK gene encoding NADH-quinone oxidoreductase subunit NuoK, whose translation MASLHQYLLVSGLLFAIGLAGVVLRRNIIIVFMCLELMLSAANLTLIAFSRFHTAKTGLPDPAAQMLVFFVITVAAAEVAVGLAIIVALYRARQTIHTDDLTSMRG comes from the coding sequence ATGGCCAGCCTTCATCAGTATCTTCTCGTTTCAGGCCTCCTCTTCGCCATCGGCCTCGCAGGCGTGGTGCTGCGCCGGAACATCATCATCGTGTTCATGTGCCTGGAGCTGATGCTCAGCGCCGCGAACCTCACGCTGATCGCCTTCTCCCGCTTCCACACCGCGAAGACCGGCCTGCCCGATCCCGCCGCCCAGATGCTGGTGTTCTTCGTGATCACCGTGGCCGCCGCCGAAGTCGCCGTCGGCCTCGCCATTATCGTCGCCCTCTACCGCGCCCGCCAGACGATCCACACCGACGACCTCACGTCGATGCGCGGCTGA
- a CDS encoding NADH-quinone oxidoreductase subunit J family protein codes for MPSPLFWIFALLMLIGGVAVICFRNPVSSALSMVASFVGIAGLFVGLDTYFTGIIQILVYAGAIMVLFLFIIMLLDLKDEVKRKTKIAPIAAGLVLVLAFVIQLAGVLSSTPDLQAQKLDLAKGAAYYREQKSEKIVAALDPQPREGEPLPAAKLPDVHIVGQTLFTGYNLPLQILGVLLLVATVGVVVLSKRQTT; via the coding sequence ATGCCTTCCCCTCTCTTCTGGATCTTCGCCCTGCTGATGTTGATCGGCGGCGTTGCCGTCATCTGCTTCCGCAACCCGGTCTCTAGCGCGCTCTCGATGGTGGCCTCCTTCGTCGGCATCGCCGGTCTCTTCGTCGGACTGGATACCTACTTCACCGGCATCATCCAGATCCTCGTCTATGCGGGTGCGATCATGGTGTTGTTTCTCTTCATCATCATGCTGCTGGACCTCAAGGATGAGGTGAAGCGCAAGACCAAGATCGCTCCGATCGCCGCCGGTCTGGTGCTGGTGCTCGCTTTCGTCATCCAGCTCGCGGGCGTTCTTTCCAGCACCCCGGACCTTCAGGCGCAGAAGCTCGATCTCGCGAAGGGCGCCGCCTACTACCGCGAGCAAAAGAGCGAGAAGATCGTCGCCGCTCTTGATCCGCAACCGCGCGAAGGCGAGCCACTGCCCGCCGCCAAGCTCCCGGACGTCCACATCGTCGGCCAGACACTTTTCACCGGCTACAACCTGCCGCTCCAGATCCTCGGCGTGCTTCTCCTGGTCGCCACCGTCGGCGTGGTGGTTCTCTCCAAGCGCCAAACGACCTGA
- a CDS encoding NuoI/complex I 23 kDa subunit family protein, whose translation MAVIKVKRPKLSFGEKIYFGALIKGFLLTMKHAVDSMRGKSRGAKELASSGLGVTMQYPEQKWDEHLPEHYRGAPALVTDEQGRERCVSCQLCEFICPPKAIKITPSEIPADDQWAKVEKRPLEFDIDMIRCIYCGMCEEVCPEQAIFLRKDYAITGLSRKDMVHTKKKLYEIGGVRVGLVNKWNELK comes from the coding sequence ATGGCCGTCATCAAAGTCAAACGCCCGAAACTGAGCTTCGGTGAGAAGATCTACTTCGGCGCGCTCATCAAGGGCTTCCTGCTCACGATGAAACACGCCGTCGATTCGATGCGCGGCAAGTCCCGCGGCGCGAAGGAGCTCGCCTCCTCCGGTCTCGGCGTGACCATGCAGTATCCGGAGCAGAAGTGGGACGAGCACCTGCCGGAGCACTACCGCGGCGCCCCCGCGCTGGTGACGGACGAGCAGGGCCGCGAACGCTGCGTCTCCTGCCAGCTCTGCGAATTCATCTGCCCGCCGAAGGCGATCAAGATCACCCCGAGCGAAATCCCCGCCGACGACCAGTGGGCGAAGGTGGAGAAGCGTCCGCTCGAGTTCGATATCGACATGATCCGCTGCATCTACTGCGGCATGTGCGAGGAAGTCTGCCCCGAGCAGGCGATCTTCCTCCGCAAGGACTACGCCATCACCGGCCTGAGCCGGAAGGACATGGTCCACACCAAGAAGAAGCTTTACGAAATCGGCGGTGTCCGGGTGGGCCTCGTCAACAAGTGGAACGAGCTGAAGTAA
- a CDS encoding GxxExxY protein translates to MKTNDEREYDLAGRVIGCAMTVHRVLGPGFNERVYQNALSLELAAVGIQFENQVKLCVYYKERPVGDFEADMIVENNLVLELKAVETITKSHEVQLVNYLATTKIDEGLLINLGSDSLQYRKKFRTYKHQGDPPSLQA, encoded by the coding sequence TTGAAGACGAACGACGAACGCGAATACGACTTGGCTGGCCGGGTGATCGGCTGCGCCATGACGGTTCATCGTGTTCTCGGCCCGGGGTTCAACGAGCGGGTCTATCAAAACGCGCTGTCCTTGGAATTGGCTGCGGTCGGAATCCAATTTGAGAACCAGGTCAAACTCTGTGTCTACTACAAGGAACGGCCCGTTGGAGATTTTGAGGCTGACATGATTGTCGAAAACAATCTGGTTCTCGAACTCAAAGCCGTCGAAACGATTACCAAGAGCCATGAGGTGCAACTGGTCAACTATCTGGCCACCACCAAAATTGATGAAGGACTGCTGATCAACTTGGGGAGTGACTCGCTGCAGTATCGGAAAAAATTCCGAACCTATAAACATCAAGGAGACCCACCTTCTCTACAGGCGTGA
- a CDS encoding complex I subunit 1/NuoH family protein gives MDPLLLTILITLAKIIGLTFLVVLPLVPISVYFERRFSAVIQDRVGPNRVGIPLTLFGLKKDFSFAGLIQPMADGVKLFLKEDFTPTHVRKAFYWLAPVLTVAPSLITLAVIPFGSSITIGGQKIDLAIANLDVGPLFIFSIASLSVYGITLAGWSSNSKFPFIGGVRSTAQMISYEICLGLSIIPVLLYYGDLNLGKIVQEQSEHGWLLLPFWGNDAAHPLGTKLLFWIPAFISFLIFTISIFAETNRMPFDLPECETELVGGYHTEYSSMKFAMFFMGEYAAMVVGSALIITLFFGGWSAGFTLDGWISGLTVAGAKIGGLVHLLVFLTKLIAFILFFILVRWTVPRFRYDQLMKLGWVIFFEAALVNVFLAALVIAAPYLSVGIIALGAVLLVVLCAAIIWVAKVSEEPAKRNSGLLEQN, from the coding sequence ATGGACCCCCTGCTTCTTACCATTCTCATCACGCTGGCGAAAATCATCGGCCTGACCTTCCTGGTCGTGCTGCCGCTGGTGCCGATTTCGGTTTACTTCGAGCGCCGCTTCTCCGCTGTCATCCAGGACCGCGTCGGCCCGAACCGCGTCGGCATTCCGCTCACTTTGTTCGGACTGAAGAAGGACTTCTCCTTCGCCGGTCTGATCCAGCCGATGGCCGACGGTGTGAAGCTGTTCCTCAAGGAGGATTTCACGCCGACCCATGTCCGCAAAGCCTTCTACTGGCTCGCTCCGGTGCTGACCGTGGCCCCGTCCCTGATCACCTTGGCGGTGATTCCCTTTGGCTCCTCGATCACCATCGGCGGCCAGAAGATCGACCTCGCCATCGCGAACCTCGATGTCGGCCCGCTGTTCATCTTCTCGATCGCCTCGCTCTCCGTCTACGGCATCACGCTGGCGGGCTGGTCCTCGAACTCGAAGTTCCCCTTCATCGGCGGTGTGCGTTCCACGGCCCAGATGATCTCCTACGAAATCTGCCTCGGTCTCTCGATCATCCCGGTGCTGCTCTATTACGGAGACCTGAACCTCGGCAAGATCGTCCAGGAGCAATCCGAGCATGGCTGGCTGCTGCTGCCCTTCTGGGGCAATGACGCGGCACATCCTCTGGGCACCAAGCTGCTGTTCTGGATCCCGGCGTTCATCTCCTTCCTGATCTTCACGATCTCGATCTTCGCGGAAACCAACCGCATGCCCTTCGACCTGCCGGAGTGCGAAACCGAACTCGTGGGTGGCTACCACACCGAATACTCCTCGATGAAGTTCGCCATGTTCTTCATGGGCGAATACGCGGCGATGGTGGTGGGTTCAGCACTCATCATCACCCTGTTTTTCGGCGGCTGGTCGGCGGGGTTCACCCTCGATGGTTGGATCTCCGGCCTTACCGTGGCCGGTGCGAAGATCGGCGGACTGGTTCACCTGCTGGTGTTCCTCACCAAGCTGATCGCCTTCATCCTCTTCTTCATTCTCGTCCGCTGGACGGTGCCGCGCTTCCGCTACGACCAGCTCATGAAGCTGGGCTGGGTGATCTTCTTCGAAGCCGCGCTGGTGAATGTCTTCCTCGCTGCGCTCGTCATCGCCGCCCCTTACCTGTCCGTGGGCATCATCGCCCTCGGTGCCGTGCTGCTGGTCGTCCTCTGCGCCGCCATCATCTGGGTCGCGAAGGTTTCCGAAGAGCCAGCCAAGCGCAACTCGGGCCTCTTGGAACAGAATTAA
- a CDS encoding four helix bundle protein, whose amino-acid sequence MDRESLKTFEDLECWKACRELRVFVAKTICKALPKEERFRLGDQILRAARSSTANIAEGYGRFHYLDNAKFCSNARGSCWEMVDHLITAHDEEIITSELLEQGRALAATAIALLNGYISYLRRASRERDTQ is encoded by the coding sequence ATGGATCGAGAATCACTGAAAACGTTTGAAGACTTGGAATGCTGGAAAGCATGCCGGGAACTTCGTGTTTTCGTGGCGAAGACCATCTGCAAAGCCCTCCCAAAGGAAGAGCGCTTCCGATTGGGCGATCAAATCCTTCGGGCAGCCCGATCCAGCACGGCCAATATCGCCGAGGGCTACGGTCGTTTCCACTACCTCGACAATGCGAAATTTTGCTCCAACGCCCGCGGTTCCTGCTGGGAGATGGTCGACCATCTCATCACCGCTCATGACGAGGAAATCATCACAAGTGAATTGCTTGAGCAAGGACGTGCTCTCGCGGCCACCGCCATCGCGCTCCTAAATGGCTACATTTCATATCTCCGGCGCGCATCACGGGAAAGAGACACCCAATAA
- a CDS encoding molybdopterin-dependent oxidoreductase yields the protein MSETPSATAEKKLPKDLAAEKGMVNVQIDGVWHQFPRGTRMIEACSQASINVPRYCYHPKLSAPGNCRMCLVQMGMPPRPAPGQEPTRDEDGYEIIGWMPRPVIACANTVGENMGIRTSGELVEKCREGVMEFLLINHPLDCPICDQAGECRLQEFSVEHGRGSSRFVDMKVKKPKNVDIGPRVRLDDERCIMCSRCIRFMDEVAGDPVLGFTQRGTHTTLTVHPGRLLDSNYSLNTVDICPVGALTSNDFRFQMRVWFLKETKSIDINCGTGSNIIVWTRGNKVHRITPRRNDEVNSTWMPDSHRLSFHGLDSDARLTEPLVKVSGPHTPVTWKTALEIAANNIKTFQPGEVAVIASGRMTNEELFMARALAAEIGTPALAIVPREGQADSLLVAADRNPNTTGAKLVWDTTDPSAALAHVRYGLDNGSIKAVIALGEDLLGDAGFTREELEKASFILQVATLANPTADLATVVLPAAGFTEKRGSMVNLSGRLQRLNRAVEPPAHARDDWEILRDLILALSGEKNEVHMIEDVFKAMADAVPAFNGLTLSKIGDQGKQVLETGYQIPLLVNERARKAAGIING from the coding sequence ACTGCTATCATCCGAAGCTTTCCGCGCCTGGCAATTGCCGCATGTGCCTCGTGCAGATGGGCATGCCGCCCCGCCCCGCCCCCGGCCAGGAGCCGACCCGCGATGAGGACGGCTACGAAATCATCGGCTGGATGCCGCGCCCGGTGATCGCCTGCGCCAACACGGTGGGCGAGAACATGGGCATCCGCACCAGCGGCGAGCTGGTGGAGAAATGCCGCGAGGGCGTGATGGAGTTCCTCCTGATCAACCACCCGCTCGATTGCCCGATCTGCGACCAGGCCGGCGAGTGCCGCCTGCAGGAATTTTCCGTCGAGCACGGCCGCGGCTCCTCGCGGTTCGTGGACATGAAGGTGAAGAAGCCGAAGAACGTGGACATCGGCCCGCGCGTCCGGCTCGATGACGAGCGCTGCATCATGTGCAGCCGCTGCATCCGCTTCATGGACGAGGTGGCCGGAGATCCGGTGCTCGGCTTCACCCAGCGTGGCACCCACACCACCCTCACGGTCCATCCGGGCCGCTTGCTGGACAGCAACTACTCGCTGAACACGGTGGACATCTGCCCCGTCGGCGCGCTGACCTCGAACGACTTCCGCTTCCAGATGCGCGTTTGGTTCCTGAAGGAAACCAAGTCCATCGACATCAACTGCGGCACCGGCTCCAACATCATCGTCTGGACCCGCGGAAACAAGGTCCACCGCATCACCCCGCGTCGCAACGACGAGGTGAACTCGACGTGGATGCCGGACTCGCACCGCCTTTCCTTCCACGGGCTGGATTCCGATGCGCGCCTGACCGAACCGCTGGTGAAGGTCAGCGGCCCGCACACGCCGGTCACCTGGAAGACCGCGCTGGAAATCGCAGCGAACAACATCAAGACCTTCCAGCCCGGCGAGGTGGCCGTGATCGCCTCCGGCCGGATGACCAATGAAGAGCTTTTCATGGCCCGCGCGCTGGCCGCCGAGATCGGCACGCCCGCGCTGGCCATCGTCCCGCGCGAGGGCCAGGCGGACAGCCTGCTCGTCGCCGCCGACCGCAATCCGAACACCACCGGTGCCAAGCTGGTCTGGGACACCACCGATCCGTCCGCCGCGCTGGCACATGTCCGCTACGGCCTCGACAATGGCTCGATCAAGGCGGTGATCGCCCTCGGTGAGGACCTGCTCGGCGATGCCGGGTTCACCCGCGAGGAACTCGAGAAAGCCTCGTTCATTCTCCAGGTCGCCACCTTGGCCAACCCGACCGCCGATCTCGCCACCGTCGTGCTACCCGCCGCCGGTTTTACCGAAAAGCGCGGCTCGATGGTCAATCTCTCCGGCCGCCTCCAGCGCCTCAACCGCGCCGTCGAGCCTCCGGCCCATGCCCGCGACGATTGGGAAATCCTCCGCGACCTCATCCTCGCCCTCAGCGGTGAGAAGAACGAGGTCCACATGATCGAGGACGTCTTCAAGGCGATGGCCGATGCCGTCCCCGCCTTCAATGGCCTCACGCTTTCCAAGATCGGCGACCAGGGCAAACAGGTCCTCGAAACCGGTTACCAAATCCCGCTCCTCGTGAACGAACGCGCCCGCAAGGCCGCTGGCATCATTAATGGTTAA